Proteins encoded within one genomic window of Bacillus sp. 1NLA3E:
- a CDS encoding SDR family oxidoreductase codes for MSSKTAIITGTSSGFGLLCAIELAKHGFQVIATMRNTSNAGPLLSSAKKQNVLENIHTYPLDVTSTESINHLTTYLSHFHTIDVLVNNAGFALGGFSEELTVEDYRKQFETNFFGVIAITNAILPFMRAQGQGRIINMSSISGKIGFPGLSPYVSSKHALEGYSESLRLELKPFGIDVVLIEPGSYKTNIWSSIDSTNLNSDSPYYSYMGAILKEIGTGMTEHGDPQDVANLVAEIATLQKTPDLRYPIGKDVKKNLFLKKVLKWKLIEEAILKKLLR; via the coding sequence ATGAGTTCAAAAACGGCAATCATCACCGGTACTTCCAGTGGATTTGGTTTATTATGTGCCATCGAACTAGCAAAGCACGGCTTCCAAGTGATTGCAACCATGAGAAACACTAGTAATGCTGGCCCGCTTTTAAGTTCAGCAAAAAAGCAAAATGTACTCGAAAACATCCATACCTACCCACTAGACGTCACTTCTACAGAATCAATAAATCATCTAACTACATACCTTTCACATTTTCATACAATCGATGTTCTCGTAAACAATGCGGGATTTGCGTTAGGAGGCTTCAGTGAGGAGTTGACCGTTGAGGACTATCGTAAGCAATTCGAAACCAATTTTTTCGGAGTCATTGCCATTACAAATGCAATCCTGCCGTTCATGAGAGCTCAAGGACAAGGAAGAATAATCAATATGAGTAGTATTAGCGGTAAAATAGGTTTTCCAGGATTATCTCCTTATGTCTCCTCCAAGCATGCACTTGAGGGTTACAGCGAGAGTTTAAGACTCGAACTAAAACCATTCGGTATAGATGTTGTCCTAATCGAGCCTGGTTCATATAAAACCAACATTTGGTCAAGTATTGATTCAACCAATCTGAACTCTGATTCCCCCTACTATTCCTATATGGGAGCCATCTTAAAAGAAATTGGAACTGGAATGACTGAACATGGTGATCCGCAAGATGTAGCTAACTTGGTTGCAGAAATCGCTACACTTCAGAAAACTCCTGACCTAAGGTATCCCATTGGGAAAGATGTTAAAAAGAATCTATTTCTGAAAAAAGTGTTAAAGTGGAAGTTGATTGAAGAGGCTATTCTGAAGAAACTGTTGAGATAG
- a CDS encoding alpha/beta-type small acid-soluble spore protein: protein MGRNKLLVPGAGNALDQMKEEISNEFGVQLGADTTARANGSVGGEMTKRLIAYGEQSLRNQQGQ, encoded by the coding sequence ATGGGTAGAAACAAACTTTTGGTACCAGGCGCAGGTAATGCTCTTGATCAAATGAAAGAAGAGATTTCCAATGAGTTTGGAGTTCAACTTGGTGCTGATACGACCGCACGAGCAAACGGTTCCGTCGGGGGCGAGATGACAAAACGTCTCATCGCCTACGGAGAGCAATCATTAAGAAATCAACAAGGTCAATGA
- the bioB gene encoding biotin synthase BioB, with the protein MEVTTKKDWKKLAENILGGYQITKEEALAIVQAPDEEVLEIINAAFLIRHHYYGKKVKLNMIINTKSGLCPEDCGYCSQSIVSEAPIDKYAWLTKEKIIEGAQESMRRKAGTYCIVASGRRPSDKEIDHVIEAVKEIKATTDLKICCCLGFLNEEHAGKLAEAGVNRYNHNLNTSKENYENICSTHSYEDRVDTVENAKDSGMSPCSGAIFGMGESDQEAVQIAMSLHQLGADSIPCNFLNSIDGTPLEEKSELNPRKCLKLLAMMRFVNPSKEIRMAGGREVNLRSLQVLGLYAANSIFVGDYLTTAGQEPTSDWSMIEDLGFEIEECAL; encoded by the coding sequence ATGGAAGTAACTACAAAAAAAGATTGGAAAAAACTAGCTGAAAATATCCTTGGGGGATATCAAATTACCAAAGAAGAAGCTCTTGCGATTGTGCAGGCTCCTGATGAAGAGGTGTTGGAAATTATAAATGCAGCCTTCCTTATCCGCCACCATTATTATGGAAAAAAAGTGAAGCTAAATATGATTATTAATACAAAGTCAGGCTTATGTCCTGAAGACTGCGGTTATTGCTCTCAATCGATTGTATCGGAGGCACCAATCGATAAATACGCATGGTTGACTAAAGAAAAAATCATCGAAGGGGCCCAGGAATCTATGCGTCGTAAAGCAGGTACATATTGTATTGTTGCTTCTGGACGAAGACCTTCAGATAAAGAAATTGATCACGTCATTGAAGCAGTAAAAGAAATTAAGGCGACGACAGATCTTAAAATTTGTTGCTGTTTAGGCTTTTTAAACGAGGAACATGCAGGGAAGTTAGCGGAGGCGGGAGTCAATCGCTATAACCATAACTTAAATACAAGCAAAGAAAATTACGAAAATATTTGTTCAACTCATTCATATGAAGACCGGGTTGACACAGTAGAAAATGCCAAGGATTCCGGGATGTCACCTTGTTCAGGTGCGATTTTCGGGATGGGCGAATCCGATCAAGAAGCTGTTCAAATCGCGATGTCATTGCACCAATTGGGAGCAGATTCAATCCCATGTAATTTTCTAAATTCGATAGATGGTACGCCTTTAGAAGAAAAATCCGAATTAAATCCACGCAAATGTTTAAAGTTATTAGCGATGATGAGATTTGTAAATCCATCCAAAGAAATTCGAATGGCTGGTGGGCGTGAGGTTAATCTTCGTTCATTACAAGTGTTGGGCCTTTATGCAGCAAATTCAATTTTCGTTGGAGATTATTTGACTACCGCTGGTCAAGAACCAACCTCTGATTGGAGCATGATTGAAGATCTTGGATTTGAGATCGAGGAATGTGCACTTTAA
- a CDS encoding RrF2 family transcriptional regulator, with amino-acid sequence MHLTTYTDYSLRVLIYLAAKKNNELSNIKEIAEIYDISKNHLMKIIYNMGKMGYIETIRGRNGGVRLAKLPSEINIGEIIRKTEEDFYIVECFEHHNNKCIMTPVCSLKHILNTALEQFLQVLDQYTLDDIVNHNPVMKGFFSSDGQSPLPKE; translated from the coding sequence ATGCATTTAACAACTTATACTGATTACTCGCTCCGAGTTTTAATTTATTTAGCGGCTAAGAAAAACAATGAACTTTCCAATATTAAGGAAATAGCCGAAATTTACGATATTTCGAAAAATCATCTTATGAAAATAATTTATAATATGGGGAAAATGGGCTATATTGAAACGATTAGAGGGAGAAATGGCGGCGTTCGCCTTGCAAAATTACCTTCAGAAATTAACATTGGTGAAATTATAAGAAAAACTGAAGAAGATTTTTATATAGTAGAATGTTTTGAACATCATAATAATAAATGTATCATGACACCGGTCTGCTCTTTAAAGCATATCCTTAATACAGCGCTTGAACAATTTCTTCAAGTCCTAGATCAATATACCCTCGATGACATTGTGAATCATAATCCAGTGATGAAGGGATTTTTCAGTTCAGATGGTCAAAGCCCTTTACCCAAAGAATAA
- the hmpA gene encoding NO-inducible flavohemoprotein, giving the protein MLSQKTIETIKSTVPVLEVKGTEITTVFYKNMFEKHPELLNIFNHANQKRGRQQTALANTVLAAATYIDKLETIIPVVKQIAHKHRSLVIKPEHYPIVGENLLGAIREVLGDAATDEIINAWAEAYGVIAQVFIDIEKEMYEEAASKACGWSEFKEFKVIEKVKESDVITSFYLIPADNSGVPDFEPGQYITIRLNIPGEKYLVNRQYSLSAAPGKEYFRISVKREAEENTPKGKVSNYLHDQINQGDIVEVTAPAGDFTLNREESPVVFLSGGVGITPFMSMVNSLAENQPNRQITFINASRNGNHQAFKEELEALMERLSNFQLSYVFENPSEVDKKELHFSKEGYIDAEWLKENAETASADYYVCGPVPFLRAVVLTLKKIGVADSQIHYEFFGPAMNLEAESQLV; this is encoded by the coding sequence ATGCTTTCTCAAAAAACGATTGAAACAATTAAATCAACTGTTCCTGTTTTAGAAGTGAAGGGAACTGAAATTACAACAGTGTTTTATAAAAATATGTTTGAAAAACACCCAGAGCTATTAAATATTTTTAACCATGCAAATCAAAAAAGGGGCCGCCAGCAAACTGCACTGGCAAATACGGTTTTGGCAGCAGCTACATACATCGATAAACTTGAGACCATTATCCCGGTTGTGAAGCAAATTGCTCACAAACACCGGAGCTTGGTGATTAAACCTGAGCATTATCCAATCGTGGGTGAGAATTTACTTGGAGCGATCAGGGAGGTTCTTGGAGATGCCGCTACAGACGAAATTATCAATGCATGGGCAGAAGCTTATGGTGTGATCGCTCAGGTTTTTATTGATATTGAAAAAGAAATGTACGAAGAGGCTGCTTCAAAAGCTTGCGGATGGAGTGAATTTAAAGAATTCAAAGTAATTGAAAAAGTGAAGGAAAGTGATGTCATCACTTCTTTCTATTTAATTCCTGCAGACAATTCTGGCGTTCCTGATTTTGAGCCAGGCCAATATATCACAATCAGACTTAATATTCCTGGAGAAAAATATTTAGTAAATCGCCAATATAGTTTATCTGCTGCTCCTGGCAAAGAATATTTCCGTATTTCGGTGAAAAGAGAGGCAGAAGAGAACACTCCTAAGGGGAAGGTCTCAAACTATCTTCACGATCAGATTAATCAAGGGGACATTGTCGAGGTAACAGCACCAGCGGGGGATTTCACATTAAATCGAGAAGAATCACCAGTCGTATTTTTAAGTGGCGGAGTAGGGATTACACCATTTATGAGCATGGTGAACAGCTTGGCAGAGAATCAGCCAAACCGCCAAATTACATTTATCAATGCTTCAAGAAATGGAAACCATCAAGCATTTAAAGAGGAATTAGAAGCTTTAATGGAAAGATTATCAAACTTTCAATTATCTTATGTGTTTGAAAACCCTTCAGAGGTTGATAAAAAGGAACTTCACTTCAGTAAAGAGGGCTATATTGATGCTGAATGGTTAAAAGAGAATGCTGAAACAGCAAGTGCAGACTATTACGTATGCGGGCCGGTACCATTCTTACGTGCTGTCGTCTTAACCTTGAAAAAAATAGGGGTTGCTGACAGCCAAATTCATTATGAATTCTTCGGACCAGCGATGAATCTAGAAGCGGAATCACAACTAGTTTAA
- a CDS encoding ABC-2 transporter permease: MLHLMIKDIFTQKKVAYFAPIFLLPYFLTIGKNISGYSLITILIYSLSIAFIAYFMVMYSNFNTNESEKSQNRLLLSLPLTRRAVINAKYVMISAWWLISFLSYVVLFFVLKVMFHLYSSQTFDWRIIVLSLCFTYLLATTFYPIHFKFGYRVASIIGIGTFFLVTNGMGKLFSQNSHITPAIYEHPMVSISSITSVFVLISYFFSVRIFEKIDL; encoded by the coding sequence ATGCTCCATTTAATGATTAAAGATATTTTTACGCAAAAAAAAGTTGCTTACTTTGCCCCAATTTTTTTATTGCCGTATTTCCTGACGATTGGAAAAAACATTTCTGGCTACAGTCTTATTACGATTTTAATATATAGTTTGAGTATCGCTTTTATTGCCTATTTTATGGTGATGTATTCCAATTTCAATACAAATGAAAGTGAAAAATCGCAAAACCGGCTTTTGCTCAGTTTACCGTTAACGAGACGGGCTGTTATAAATGCTAAATATGTCATGATCAGTGCATGGTGGCTCATTTCATTTCTTTCATATGTTGTTTTATTTTTTGTGTTAAAAGTAATGTTTCATTTATATAGTAGCCAGACATTTGATTGGCGAATCATCGTCTTATCATTATGTTTTACTTATCTTTTGGCGACAACATTTTATCCTATTCATTTTAAATTTGGATATCGAGTTGCCAGTATAATAGGGATTGGAACGTTTTTTCTGGTGACAAATGGAATGGGAAAGCTTTTTTCACAAAACTCTCATATTACTCCAGCTATCTATGAACATCCGATGGTTTCAATTTCAAGCATTACTTCTGTTTTCGTACTTATCTCTTACTTCTTTTCGGTCCGAATTTTTGAAAAAATAGATCTTTAA
- a CDS encoding ABC transporter ATP-binding protein: protein MDTILEVKDLNKVFKDFALKDVSFSLKRGFIMGFIGPNGSGKSTIIRCIMDLVHINSGEIKLFGTNYHSDMKALKQRIGFVYDQDVFFEDLTVEKNKRVISSFYDQWDNDLFYKYIHDFEVPLTKPVKSLSKGTKMKFALAVALSHHAELIIMDEPTSGLDPIFRKELLDILRDVIQDENKAIFFSTHITTDLEQVADYITFILNGKILLSEEMENLLDEYVLIKGPKDQKEAVTVFQPLLIKETSLGFEAFMKKNELGNLDSNLELCYVRPTLEDIMYSLVKSRKNEV, encoded by the coding sequence ATGGATACGATTTTAGAAGTGAAAGATTTAAATAAAGTATTTAAGGATTTTGCCTTAAAGGATGTAAGTTTTTCGCTAAAAAGAGGTTTCATCATGGGTTTCATTGGCCCGAATGGATCGGGTAAAAGTACGATTATCCGGTGTATTATGGACCTTGTTCATATCAACAGTGGTGAGATTAAATTGTTTGGGACTAATTATCACAGCGATATGAAAGCGTTAAAGCAACGGATAGGTTTCGTGTACGATCAAGATGTTTTTTTTGAGGATTTAACGGTCGAGAAAAACAAGCGGGTTATCTCTTCATTCTACGACCAGTGGGATAACGATTTATTCTACAAATATATCCATGATTTCGAAGTGCCGCTTACGAAGCCTGTTAAATCTTTATCAAAAGGAACAAAAATGAAATTCGCCTTAGCTGTAGCCCTTTCCCATCATGCAGAACTGATTATAATGGATGAACCAACTAGCGGACTTGATCCGATTTTCAGAAAAGAGCTGTTGGATATTTTACGGGACGTTATTCAGGATGAAAATAAAGCCATTTTCTTCTCTACGCATATTACAACCGATCTCGAGCAAGTAGCTGATTATATTACATTTATCCTTAATGGGAAAATTCTGTTGAGCGAAGAAATGGAAAATCTGTTGGATGAATATGTACTGATTAAAGGACCTAAGGACCAAAAGGAGGCAGTCACTGTGTTTCAGCCACTATTGATAAAAGAAACATCACTTGGCTTTGAGGCATTTATGAAAAAGAACGAACTGGGGAATTTAGATTCTAATCTTGAATTATGTTATGTAAGACCGACATTGGAAGATATCATGTATTCCTTAGTAAAATCACGCAAAAACGAGGTATAG
- a CDS encoding GntR family transcriptional regulator — MDIIILNTSEKPIYQQIKEQIIKHVLIGQLSEGEQLPSIRNLAKELKISVITTKRAYEELENEGYIDTVLGKGSFVSIGKKQILRQKQLDSIRNQLKQIVHESKKYDITTHQLIQLIEQFYEED, encoded by the coding sequence ATGGATATCATCATTTTGAACACATCCGAAAAGCCGATCTATCAGCAAATTAAAGAACAAATCATCAAACATGTATTAATTGGGCAACTATCTGAAGGTGAGCAGCTGCCTTCCATTCGGAACCTTGCCAAAGAATTAAAAATTAGTGTCATTACAACAAAAAGGGCATATGAGGAATTGGAAAATGAAGGGTATATTGATACTGTCCTCGGAAAAGGTTCATTTGTTTCTATAGGAAAAAAGCAGATTTTAAGACAAAAACAATTGGATTCCATTCGAAATCAATTAAAACAAATTGTGCATGAGAGCAAAAAGTACGATATTACCACTCACCAATTGATCCAATTAATCGAGCAATTTTACGAGGAGGACTGA
- a CDS encoding iron-containing alcohol dehydrogenase, whose translation MHISKFVTPEIIFGKNSIKQAGDACLRLGAKKVLIVSDYGVANAGWLEIVIAICKESKLSFATFIEVTENPKDKDVNAGCRTYLANECDAIIGLGGGSALDAAKAIAILAVNGGKISDYEGVDKIEKPLPPMIMIMTTAGSGSEVSQFSVIVDSERQKKMIIVSKTLVPDIAIVDPYTLVTKGSSLTAATGMDVLTHAVEAYVSSAATPLTDVQARNALTLVSKYLRPSVASKTNEEAKEAMAMASLQAGLAFSNAILGAVHAISHAIGGILPMSHGEINSVLLPHVMDFNFIAAPDRFAEIAEFLGIDTRGLTQRDAGKEAIEFVRELSADIGAPQRLSEVGMTVDMIDWASQLALDDACMITNPRDVTLEDVKKLLINAL comes from the coding sequence ATGCATATTAGCAAATTTGTTACACCAGAGATTATTTTTGGTAAAAATTCCATCAAACAGGCTGGCGATGCTTGTCTCCGACTAGGGGCAAAAAAGGTTTTAATTGTAAGCGATTACGGAGTTGCGAATGCAGGGTGGCTGGAAATAGTGATCGCCATTTGTAAAGAATCAAAATTGTCATTTGCAACTTTTATAGAAGTTACGGAAAACCCAAAAGATAAGGATGTTAACGCAGGTTGTCGTACTTACCTTGCAAATGAATGTGATGCCATTATCGGTTTAGGTGGCGGCAGTGCCTTGGATGCGGCCAAGGCGATCGCCATCCTTGCGGTGAATGGCGGGAAAATAAGTGATTACGAAGGCGTAGATAAAATTGAAAAGCCACTTCCACCGATGATTATGATAATGACGACAGCTGGATCGGGATCGGAAGTATCTCAATTTTCGGTCATCGTTGATTCGGAGCGACAGAAGAAAATGATCATCGTTTCAAAAACATTGGTTCCGGATATCGCCATTGTTGATCCTTATACACTTGTTACAAAAGGTAGCAGTTTAACAGCAGCGACAGGGATGGATGTGTTAACCCATGCGGTTGAAGCCTATGTAAGCTCAGCTGCTACTCCCCTTACAGATGTTCAGGCAAGAAATGCTCTTACACTTGTCTCAAAATATTTACGTCCGTCCGTTGCATCCAAGACAAATGAAGAAGCGAAAGAAGCTATGGCGATGGCAAGCTTGCAAGCCGGCCTTGCTTTTTCCAATGCAATTCTTGGAGCAGTGCATGCCATTTCCCATGCCATCGGTGGAATCCTTCCAATGTCACATGGGGAAATCAATTCCGTTTTGCTCCCACATGTTATGGATTTTAATTTTATTGCTGCCCCAGATCGTTTTGCAGAAATTGCCGAATTTTTAGGGATTGATACAAGGGGCTTAACTCAGCGGGATGCGGGGAAAGAAGCGATTGAATTTGTTAGAGAGCTATCGGCAGATATAGGTGCACCACAACGGTTAAGTGAAGTGGGAATGACCGTAGATATGATTGATTGGGCCAGTCAGCTCGCACTTGATGATGCCTGTATGATTACCAATCCCCGCGATGTGACCCTTGAGGATGTAAAAAAACTTTTAATAAATGCATTGTAG
- a CDS encoding sensor histidine kinase, producing MLESKHEMIALLTGVKSSKKSYYTELKTTVEQLRKKNMQLEIINDVMKSMKVDMSLNEILKNLIDKLRELTHCDRLSLLLLRNEDLIITNVYPENSARIKIDSVIPTEYSLYWSALKNKQTIFKKINDPHEVFYEKEYLCAVGIQSVLVLPIFLKNKGIGVLSIGRQDSSEWSRDDRSFLEQLSDHLAVIIENTQLYHEVVQGKQQWEDTFKAVDDMIIVFDKNLQVLQYNDTVKTFFNMNEQAQVYPVLGEPCRLLIKETFQSQRPGFRDMIFHEQTICETSTYPVQNNQNQVYGVILYIKDVTEKRKMEAQLLHSGKLAAIGEMAAGIAHELNSPLTAILGNSQLLLRSRSVRDPSYLLLNDIKNCGDRCKGIIKSLLTFSRQDEYLFEPFSINEAINQVLNLLKYQLEKNEIIINLEFQEDLPLIEGSQQQIEQIIVNLILNARDALEISDQSNKKIEIRTYFHENKVYLTVQDNGIGIEESRLSEIFHPFHTTKEKDKGTGLGLSVSFGIAKVHGGTIEVCSKPNNGSTFTLKIPL from the coding sequence ATGTTAGAGAGTAAACATGAAATGATCGCGCTGCTAACCGGTGTGAAGTCATCGAAAAAAAGTTATTATACTGAGCTAAAAACAACAGTAGAGCAACTGAGAAAGAAAAACATGCAGCTTGAAATTATTAATGATGTTATGAAAAGTATGAAAGTGGATATGTCTCTTAATGAGATATTAAAAAATCTAATCGATAAATTAAGAGAGCTAACGCACTGTGACCGACTAAGCCTATTATTATTGCGGAATGAAGATTTGATTATCACGAATGTTTATCCAGAAAACAGTGCGCGAATTAAAATTGATTCCGTTATTCCGACCGAGTATTCACTTTATTGGTCGGCGTTAAAAAATAAACAAACGATTTTCAAGAAAATAAATGATCCACATGAAGTCTTTTATGAAAAAGAGTATTTGTGTGCAGTTGGCATTCAAAGTGTTTTAGTCTTGCCTATTTTTTTAAAAAATAAAGGGATTGGAGTGCTAAGCATCGGGAGACAGGATTCTTCAGAGTGGAGTCGGGATGATCGATCATTCCTTGAACAACTGAGTGATCATCTAGCAGTAATCATCGAAAATACACAATTATACCATGAGGTAGTACAAGGGAAACAACAGTGGGAAGATACGTTTAAGGCCGTCGATGATATGATCATTGTTTTTGATAAAAATTTACAAGTACTTCAGTATAACGATACGGTTAAAACATTTTTCAATATGAATGAACAAGCTCAGGTCTATCCCGTTTTGGGGGAACCGTGCCGATTATTAATTAAAGAAACGTTCCAAAGCCAAAGACCAGGTTTCAGAGATATGATTTTTCATGAGCAGACAATTTGCGAAACGTCCACATACCCTGTTCAGAATAATCAAAACCAAGTATATGGTGTGATTCTTTATATTAAGGATGTAACGGAAAAACGCAAAATGGAAGCGCAACTACTTCATTCCGGAAAACTGGCTGCAATAGGAGAGATGGCGGCTGGTATCGCCCATGAACTAAACAGCCCATTAACAGCAATTCTTGGAAATTCCCAGCTTTTATTAAGGAGTAGATCTGTTAGGGATCCTTCCTATTTACTCCTTAATGATATTAAAAACTGTGGGGATCGCTGCAAAGGGATTATAAAAAGTTTGCTTACCTTTTCTCGGCAGGATGAATACCTCTTTGAACCATTTTCAATAAACGAGGCAATCAACCAGGTTTTGAACTTATTAAAATATCAACTTGAAAAGAACGAGATTATTATAAATCTGGAATTTCAGGAGGACTTGCCTTTAATTGAGGGAAGTCAGCAGCAAATTGAACAAATTATTGTGAATTTAATCCTAAATGCCAGGGATGCCCTAGAAATTTCAGACCAGTCAAACAAAAAAATCGAAATTCGTACGTACTTTCATGAAAATAAAGTTTATCTAACCGTTCAGGATAATGGAATTGGAATTGAAGAAAGTAGATTATCAGAAATCTTTCATCCATTTCATACGACAAAAGAAAAGGATAAGGGAACAGGTTTGGGGTTATCTGTAAGCTTTGGAATAGCAAAGGTTCATGGAGGTACGATCGAGGTATGTAGCAAGCCGAATAACGGCAGCACCTTCACGCTTAAAATTCCTCTATAA
- a CDS encoding sigma-54-dependent transcriptional regulator, whose protein sequence is MTNLLIIEDEKEVGNFLSHLFSSKGYHIKVVNSGKEFFSIDFTKQIFQAAMIDLKLPDAEGLSLLQVLKKQQPGCKAVIMTGYSTISTAVEAMKLGAIDYIEKPFDDIDLLEKQIDNLLITTANSAQQHIHELANETGLIIGQNEDMDLLIQTAYKVARKNVNVLIEGETGTGKEVLARFIHEASQRSNESFIGVNCGAISESLLESELFGHEKGAFTGATQMRKGLFEIASKGTLFLDEIAEASSSIQVKLLRVLETREFMRVGSESIFHTNTRLVAASNENLFEAVQNKKFREDLFYRLNVVHLKIPSLRERKGDLPLLIHHLLNRHTTTTIKFSDDVIRALQNYNWPGNIRELSNFVTRVVTLSDSVDGIITTADLPLLNIGSLANSVVKSPKQITTIKMQERDFEGYLQHWVDHTLSAFEEKKEINLDEVLLQIKELELQVGKAFIQKTLKETFGNRKEAAKRLQITMRKLRYLLNEKKECSF, encoded by the coding sequence ATGACAAATCTATTGATTATTGAAGATGAAAAAGAAGTGGGAAACTTCCTGTCCCATCTTTTTTCTTCAAAAGGCTATCATATTAAAGTGGTCAACAGCGGCAAAGAATTTTTCAGCATCGATTTTACGAAACAGATTTTTCAAGCAGCGATGATCGATTTAAAGCTTCCTGACGCGGAAGGGTTATCCTTGCTTCAAGTTTTAAAAAAACAGCAACCGGGATGTAAAGCGGTCATCATGACTGGATATAGTACAATTTCTACTGCTGTAGAGGCCATGAAATTAGGAGCGATTGATTATATTGAGAAGCCGTTTGACGATATTGATTTGTTGGAAAAACAAATTGATAACCTTCTTATTACGACAGCCAATTCAGCACAGCAGCACATTCATGAATTGGCGAATGAAACTGGCCTAATCATCGGACAAAATGAGGATATGGATCTGTTAATTCAAACAGCCTATAAAGTCGCCCGAAAAAATGTAAATGTGTTAATTGAGGGAGAGACTGGCACTGGAAAGGAAGTACTGGCACGATTTATTCATGAGGCCAGTCAGCGCAGCAATGAGTCCTTTATCGGTGTGAATTGCGGGGCCATTTCGGAATCACTGCTAGAAAGTGAGCTTTTCGGTCATGAAAAAGGAGCTTTTACGGGGGCAACACAAATGCGGAAAGGATTATTTGAAATAGCCAGTAAAGGGACATTATTTCTTGATGAAATTGCCGAGGCATCTTCATCGATTCAAGTAAAATTACTACGCGTCCTTGAAACAAGGGAGTTTATGAGAGTTGGGAGCGAAAGTATTTTCCATACTAACACGCGTTTAGTAGCCGCATCCAATGAAAACCTTTTTGAGGCTGTCCAGAATAAGAAATTCAGAGAAGATTTATTTTATCGGCTAAATGTGGTCCATTTGAAAATTCCATCTTTAAGAGAACGAAAAGGGGATCTCCCGTTATTGATACACCATCTATTAAACCGGCATACCACCACAACGATTAAGTTTTCGGATGATGTGATAAGAGCGCTTCAAAATTACAATTGGCCTGGAAACATTCGCGAGCTTTCTAATTTCGTGACAAGAGTCGTAACACTTTCCGATTCAGTTGATGGAATCATCACAACAGCAGACCTTCCATTACTGAATATTGGCTCGTTAGCGAATTCAGTGGTGAAAAGTCCGAAACAAATTACAACAATAAAAATGCAAGAGCGTGATTTTGAAGGATATTTACAGCATTGGGTAGACCATACTTTGTCAGCTTTCGAAGAAAAAAAGGAAATTAATTTAGATGAAGTTCTCTTGCAAATTAAGGAGCTTGAACTTCAAGTCGGCAAAGCTTTTATTCAAAAAACATTAAAAGAAACATTTGGTAATCGAAAGGAAGCAGCAAAAAGACTGCAGATCACGATGAGAAAGCTCCGTTACCTCTTAAACGAAAAGAAAGAATGCAGTTTTTAA